The Drosophila sulfurigaster albostrigata strain 15112-1811.04 chromosome 3, ASM2355843v2, whole genome shotgun sequence genomic sequence CAGAGCACTGGGCGACGCGAGACGGCCGCAATGAGACGCTTGACTGTCTCAACTGGCAGCTTGGCGGTGTTGGTAAACGTAAAGGAGGCAGGCGGGAGCGGCGGTGAAGccgttgatgatgatgacgcaTTGTAAGCCAGATCCATGTTGCTACTCATGATGTTCactttattattgttgatgttggttGGTGATAGGTCCGACTCGCGCAGCTCAAGCGCTACACCAAGACTAAAACAGAGAGcggcaagagcaacagcagaaaaaacaaactacGGGCACGCCACGCCGACCACGACGAGACGAGACATCGAGACACTGCTTTTGCTTGCTGTACgggcaacaacgacgacaaccaGTTTACGTGCCTTTTGGCTGCGGCTTCTCACCAAGACCAAGACGAAGgcaaggcgaaggcgaaggcgcaATGGAAATGCTCAAGActgagagtaagagagaggagtagttgtgtctgtgtgtatgtgagccGACGTGATAgggcgagagagaaagagatcaGAAGGCAGGCAGCACAGggctcacaaaaaaaaaaaacagcagacaggcttcactttgctttgctttgcgttgTAGTTGATGGTGAAGAACACAACACCGGCCGACGACGCTCTTCAGAAACTGGCAACGACGGCAGCGAGGCGACGACTACTATCCGGATGTTAAGCTTCCGCTGGCGTCGTGGGCTGGCCGAATGTCGCCGCTGTCTCGTGTTCGCTTTACGGTTGTTAACTCGCTTTCTGCGGTTTCGGCCCGTGACGAATCGCAAGTACGCTGCTTTACAGTGGAGCACTATGTCAAGTTTTTAGTGCTGGATTGCTCAAAAgctacaaatttaaaacaattttccaaTTCATAATGACAAACAGATGACAAAAAGTGGGATGTAATATGagtttttgcttaaatatatttatttgtatacacaacaagcaaaatggcctaatataatcatataatattaattcacTAGTACCTGtaaaatagttatttaaatttattacaaataaaatgatccatataaattaaatagttaaattcAGCGTAATTGAATATagttacaatttatttatttattttgtattactaTAAGGATATGATTAATTACTCATAATCATTCAAATGAGATTCTGAAAAATCACCAACTTGGATCAAATGAAGAATATTCCACTGTAAGAATATTCGTATGAATTCTCTGTATACATAAGTATACGTTGTATTGTctgtgtttatttatgcaatcaAAATCAGCAGGTGTtgctatttgttgttggcatctATATCAAAGGACCTTACGCTTAGAAGAAGGAGCAGAGAGTAGAGTGCACATCAAAGGCCACAACACAAATATGCTGCACTACGCTGAGGATTGTAGCGTGCTCTCTGTTgcgctttgtttatttttaacaaaactgGATTTTCACTACGGTCCGCTGGCTGGACGGACGGACGGCTGGATTGTGGAGCCCATGGAACGTGAACGTAAAATGTTCACGCTACGTCAGTGAAGCTTGcggaaaaaaagagagaagaggcTATACACACATGTGCACGATAGATACACAGGCACGCACACATAGAGAGCATTACGAGCGTAAACACAAAATCCAAGCCCCAAAGCACAAAACTTCATTTTGCACGATCGTCAGTCGGTCGATCGCCGGTTTTGCCATTCGCCTGGCTGCTTCTACTATCTCCAATAAGTGTTCTCTATGCTCGTGTGTACGTGCCTGTGGCTTCGTACgtacacacagacagaggcACACATGCTCACTCTGGCAAAGctatctctgtgtgtttgcGAAAATGCAAGCAAAGCGAATACGAGAATTGGCTACTTGGAATTTCTTGACAAGGGGAGGAGGtagttattttatatgtagCTGGCAACGTTGTGCACATTGCTGAGCTGACATTTGATCCTTGAAATTGAAGGAAGAAACAAGAGGAATAAATGTGATAAACAATCAACTCAACAATTATTCACGTAAAATGCTTTGGTAATAAATCcagcttaaattaaatatccTCAAAGCAaacccttttttttggcattacGTTTTTAAATAAGCTTTTTAACGAAGCTTTTGCACCTGCTAAGGACTTCCATTTCGATTAATAGAGCTGCGATTTCATTTCGATAATTGCGAGTTGGTATTTGATGTATTAGAGAATcgacaattatatttatgtattatctGTATGCTACACATGTAATGAATGTTGGATTTCGTTTTCAACCTAATagtaattaatgcaaaatgcCATCCATGATGTCCACAGCTGCCACCATCGTTTGTTGAGTCGAAAGCGCCTGCGCATTTTGGCTCAAttgctgtgtgtgttatcGAACCGATTTTATCGATGCCCCTGCCCCACTGGTTGAGAACATTGTATGCATCCCATGACTGTGGCCCCCAATAACAATGATTCAGCTTAAACTATCGATCGTTACATTTTCAGCGTCCTGCTCATTATCCTCGTTGTCCAGAGCAAAGGATGCGCCGCGTTTGCGACTAGTAGCGGATGCGTTTCCTCCTCCACCACCAGGTTGGCTGCCTGTCATAATCGAGTAGTTTTTCGTTGTGGATTTGCGTGAAACTGTTGCTGCAGCCTCTTTGTCCAGTGCGGAGGCTTCGTTGTTGACATTCGCATTGCTATGACCattactgctgctgcagctgctcgctTGAGACGAGCAACtgccattcccattcccactGCCATTGCCAACACCTGCTGCGGTTGCAACATTGCTGGTaatgttgccattgccacctTCGTTAAGGAAAACATCCATGTGATCGATGGTATCGTTGAGGGCAAAGCTCTGATCGCGACGTTCGCTCTTCTTCCACAGGTAATAGAACTGTACAAGTTCGCGCATGGTTCTTGTGCGCACCTGAAACGATCAGGATACAGgatttgttgtagttttgtttAGAAGTCGCTGTCGCCagtgcttgttgctgtttgtggcGACGACGGCGTCACGGCCTTTACCTGATTCTGCCGGATCTGATAGAAGTCCTTGCCAAACTTATGAATGCCCTCCTCGAATTTCTGGCATTCCTCCTCCGACCAGCTACTCATCGTATCGCTCAGTGGCAGGACATTTAAGCGTTTTCGGCGCAGCGCCTCCTTGAAGTCGTAACCGCATTGCACCAGTAGATGCAACGCTTGCTCATTATCCTTGACCACCGATTCCGAGTCCAAGTTAGCTGTAGTTGGATTCgctgttgcaactgtggcAGGCGTTGCTATTGCAGCTGCGTCTTCTGTGACAGCTGTAGTGTTCTCTTCGCCCTCGGCCATgtcagcgacagcaacagcagcctcATCTGTTGATGATGTGGTTAGTGCACGAGTCTCCTGGATCTTGGCTAGATAATCCTCGACCTCACGCTCCGTGACTTGACTGGGCTCCCAGATGAGCTGATCCTCGTTTTCGTACGGCAATATGTCGCCATACTGTGAAAGTCCTTCAGGAATATCAGCCTGATAGTCGGGCCCAACCATAATGATCTTTCTCGCATCATCCGACTCCGTGTCACTTtcatcctcttcctcctcctcctcgacTTCATCGAAGAGTGTTTGCAGCGGTGTAACTAAAAGCAAAGTTCAAGATTTTGGCTTAttgtaaaatacatttaagtacatatgtatataccattGACTTACAACTTTTTAGATCTTCCATGGCGTGCAGTGTTTGCTGTGCACTGTTGGGAAAGGTTTCACCCGGATACAAGTCCAACAAATGCGAACGATGCTTTTTACTGACTTCTGGTGGCAAAACACCTGGTGTTTCATGGTGACCAGCGTCAGCATCATTGGATGATTCCGCTGGCAACGTTGTGCAATCGTCTGCAGTCATCGTATCATCATCTGTTTGAACAACAGAGCTGCCAGCCTCTTGGCCAGTTGCAGTAGTTATTGGTTCATTGTAGACCTCGTCAGCGCCTGTTGACGTTGGCACATTAGCAGCCGAGTCTGTTTCCTGATGCTGTCGTTTTGGGGCACGTCGTCGCCTCGAACTGCCGCTGGAACGCTTAAAGCTGCTGGTTGCGACCGGCGAAGTGGTTGGCATACTGCTGTACTTGGCCAGCAGTTCTTCGATGGGCATTTCGCTCTCTTCGCGCAGCGTGGCGATCTCATCTTCGGGATTATGTGCCTCTTGGTCGGCGAGTGCTTCCTCTTCATTTAATGTAGCCTCGTCGTCAAAGTCGTTTACCATCATATCAATAGTTGGCTCAAATGTGGTATCTGCCACCGACGAGGTGGGCGACATTGGTGGAGGCTGCACACTGCTGCTGTCCGAGGTGAAGCTCATTGCTGGCGATTTGCGGCGCTCGCGCTTCGTTGGCGTTATTGTTAATTCGCGTCCCGCCATTGCAAGAGTTGCtggcttgtttgtttgccctCCTCAAATTGTCAACGATTCGGCGTGACCGTACGATGATATTGCGAATATGCTGGTCGCTTCTAAACagaaaatgtatacaaaatatgcaGTATTCCAGCTTACTGAGCATACACGGttgcttttaaaatttactatcgataaaacTGTGTTACAAACGAGTTGTCAgtcctttttttaaatactgcAAAGACTACAAAAAGTATAtagtaaattgtatatttctatttctggcggttattcaattaatcaggtttttttttcaataataattattgctaTAAGTGTTCCAATAtactaacaaatatttgtaagtttatttgttgtaataaaatatgtgaagatatttataattcgcttctaataatattatgtcgttagaaaaaaatgtagcaaaatatgccaaacgaatatatttaaaaaattgtaataatttttttaaatttatttatctgaCCAAACGTTtattcttcggtatatttaagtagaGTGGTATATTCGATAGTTAAAAGTACGGTCACCCTAGACAGCACACATATGTAGGGGCGAACCGCGCcatcaaaattaataataatattttgttactCTTTTGTATAATTGTCGTAGTTTCACATACGACAGTTTGAGTACTTAGCACACTTTTGCTCAATAATTTAGACTTTcgtgaaacacacacacagaagtgGATGTGTATATTTTTCGGCATAacacacaacattttttaattaaatcgaatCGCAGTCAGTCAGTTTCATTCTCTCTTTCAATCGTGTCGGACGCGAGCAGCGCAAGTACGAATTGTAGCGCAAAGAGAACGGCCATTTTGACGCACGCATTTTGTGCgattacaaaatacaaaaaaatacatacataatccacaagtaataaatatacttcCAAAAATTATTGCACAAAAATTTACAAGTGAAGCAAAACGTGACCCAAATTTGTGGGCGGAAGAAGAAGCCACAGGcgagacagcagcaaaaaaggTGCTAGACGACGCGTCGTGTCTTTATCTGTGAATTAAGTGCAAGAATTTTCCATTCGCGTTGAGAACGTACGCGCGACGGTGGCGGCGACGGCGTTTCCTTTGTATACAGCAAGGCAGGCAACACGCGCTTTATCATCAACGTTCCCAATTCTTCAGTTCAAATGAAGCAATAACGAGGACAACGCCGAAATCAAAACCGCAAAGCAGCAACTAAGCTAAAATGCTCGAATCACCAACAAATATTGAGAGTAGTGATTGCTATGATGGCAGCCGCATTTTTACCTGGCTGGCCGACATGGTTGGGCTCTCTGTTGATTTGGTAAGTAAAATTGCTGCTTCCCCCTCATTCTGTTCCCCTTCTGTGTTGTGCCCGCATTTGTAATAatcgtgtgtgtgagtgcagcatttattaattgttaaacactatcaaaaaatatagcaCAGGATTATTTTGCCTTGTGTTATGAACGTGTGTGTCTCTTTGTatgtatgaaatatttgtgagtGCTGTCAATATTTCACTGAAGGCTAAACGCCGGCTGCATATGTATTTCGTTTTAAGGTTACATTTCAGCTATTTCTGCCTCCCTCCCTCATTGCAAGCATACTATTGCTTTGTTACTCCCTCCCACTTCAACAAAAACAGGCGCAACACGTCATTGGGCAAAGTTTTCGATTGTAAggtgtttctttttgttttgcaagcACGCGCTCATTCATGTTGGATTTAGAAGGCGAGCTTTAATCCGATTggaatttatgtaatttattcCTATTTGAAGCAGAATTGCAAACAGTTTTAGCGCTTCCAATTAGCCGTTTAACAAAAGCACTTTTTATTGAccgtttatatttttatggatGTATTCTGCTCTACTTTGTGTACATTTCGCTCTATCTCGCTGTCATTAACCTCTGTTGTTCTGTTGTCGTGTGTGAATGtttgcatacaaataaatatacgtacatatatatttattacttgtGCAATCTGGCGGCACACGGAATAAACTGACTTAAATCAGTGTTTTCATATCAgcgaattaaattaatacaagGTTGCTTTTGTCCACAAGCTACCATTATACGTATATTTATGAACTATTTTGATTAGTCAGTCGGCACGTGTATTTAAAACTGATGCATCACTTCATCAAATTGTGTAATTGAACGAGTTGGGTGCGAATTAATCACAGCACTTGTCGCCCGTTCTGCCAATTGAACAAACAGTTGAAACTGCAGTAGATGAGACACGTTTAACCTATTCTCGCGCTCTctcaaaaacacacacacacatgcacatattAAACACATGGATAGCATttcacatttgcataaatgaaCACGGCATGAGAACAACGAATAAGTACGAGCGAGGTGGCACGCTTTAAGAAGAACGAGAGGTTATTAACGGTGCACGTTAAAAGCACTTGAAACGCATATGCACATGCACTTTATGcttgtagtagtagtagtaagcTCGTCTTGTGGTCCACTTGAACGACATTAAACCCGTATTATTGAAGGGTTGCCTGCTAATCTAATGCAAATGCAAGCTAGTTACCTTTACATAGTGGTTTTTACTTACTTTGTCAATTGTGTATTAAAGTCAGTTGGATGATCTAATCCGCAATGCCGTCAGCGTTGCCGACAAATGTAAATGTGAGAGCAGCAcgtcaaaatatttgttaatgtGCTTCACACAATACATTCTACACAAACGCATATATAAAGCCGATAAATTTGTGGCCTGATGTTTCACACAGTTGCCTCTTGGGGGaattcttctgtttttttaaataacgcttctgaaaaattcaaattcaaaatgtcgctttttgtttgtaaacaaaaattagcAACAGCTGTGcatgagagaaagagaaagagagacggGCAGCGTGTGAGTCGATGACTCAGACAGCGGAGTTGAGTCGTCATGGCGAGACATAGCTCACGTTCACAGGGTGTTTCAGGTACTATTTATGGTGACTGCTCTATAATAAAGAGTTAATTGGCTCGCTCAAAGCTTTTTACTGTATTTTCGTATTACGTGTGACACATTTCAATTCGCAAGAAGGTCGCCCACTGTGGtgtgtatatgtttgtgtggGTGGTGTGGTGTGATGTCTGTTGGCGTGGTGTGGTGTAATCGAGCAATCGTTGCTACCAGCTTATCATTTAGcaccaaatattttattagctttttttttattatgtaaattgtttCGAAGGCCAAACCCAAGCAcgcaaatacacaaaataaatattatatatctacTTATGTACACTCGACACTTTATAAGCATTTTCTGCTTAAGCTacaaaattggccaaaatacAATGTATTATttcgtacatacatatgtgtgtgttttgtcaGTATTAATTAATGAACTGCCGCAAAACAGCTCCCAGCCGGCTAGAAGACAACTGTATATCTCGAATCTCCTCTTTTCGCttgttgttttcctttcaTCATCACCCACGTTTTTGGCCCTCTTTCTTTCCGACTGCATGTggttttgttgaatttattattttttgcgcatttttgacatttttgctGCTTATGCGCCGCACTCaaatgccacaacaacaaagctaAATGCGCAGCAACAGTTTTTGACTCTGCAAATTCTGTGAACCTGAACTGGTTCATGTGTGCACAGAGCAAAGGCCAAAGTATCAacagtaataataacaaaaaaaaaagtctgtAAATCGTAATTGACATGCGTGTCAACCAGTTGCGTCGACTACATTGAGAAGAGCGTAATAGAGAGGGAGGAAGAACGAATGTGTGGAAAGTGAGAGCGCGATAACAATTGTTGCCATTTTCACTTTATCGAGTTGGGGGacaaaatgtattcatttaCGAACGTTTGTGACCTTGagttatttgatatattaatgcTAGAATGAGTTGTTGCCAGCAAATTGCGTCAGTTTGCTACCATCAGATAGTCGcaccctctccctctctctctcttttttagCTGACAACCATCAGCTGTTGCTTCCAAATGGCGCCACtttattagtttttgtttttttttgctttttatcaTAGATGTGGAAATTGCCGGTTTGTTTCGGTGATTGTTTGCTCAGCTGTTGGCAAGCTCATCTCTCgatcaaataatatttaaatgggGGGTTTAATAACAATCGTAGATCGGTAAGCGATATGTATCCACGTTCTGGTCTGTAGCAATTTAGCCAAGCTTCGGCGCACAGAAGATGTATTTAACGTATTTTTATTGCGCGtacacacaaaaatttgttgttgctgcttttattgtttttatatttatttatagtcaTCACGCCACCTTTCTGAATGCGGCTATTTGGCGATTTTGCTTTTTCACATTTGTGTTTGATGTTTGGCAAACTTGAGACGGACAACAACagagtatttaattaaatgatttatagTCTGCTATTTTTTATTGACTGCATGTGcatgcaacaatagcaacaacatgtAGTGTAAAAGTCATTCACACGTCCGCCAAGTGTTTAATGATTGATCGATGCGTTCTATTGGCAACTGATTGTCTGATAAAATTCTAAAAGTCGCTGCACGCGGCTGAATTTAAGAGCTTTCGACATTGCAAGTGGTTTAAGCTGCcccaaacaaaagaaaacaagtaagaaagctacagtcgagtgtactcgactgtgagatacccgctacccaatttgattaaaagcaatatattttgcggtattattctcaaaatataccgaatatagtgcaaatatactaaaaaaaaatactaagaatataccaaatggtatgtttggtatatcgatatagtacaccattcaaaatataccatagacggcacaatataccagattgtcagccaaagcaactaagacccctagtaagtaggcgtttttgcccatacagaagtatttctttaataacttccacaatttttatctgatcgcaaccaaattttcaggaatcataactactatagaaattattgtatataccaaaattcgcatttttacgcttgctattcgattttttttattcgcgggggcggaagtgggagtggcaaaaaatttgaaacaaacttgatctgcgtgcaaacataacaactgctgtcgaaaaaaaattatagctctatctcttatagtctctgagatctaggtgttcatacggacggacggacagacacacagacggacagacggacatggctagatcgtctcagctgttgacgctgatcaagaatatatatactttatagggtcggagatgcctccttctacctgttacataaatttcctgtcggcacaaagttataatacccttctaccctatgggtagcgggtataatcaATGGAAGCGAGAAGGGTAGGCAGAATGAAGAGTGTctgcagcaacaaattgctgCATGCAGCCAGATTAAATGCATTGTTGTGATGCCACCGTGAAGTAGGGCTTATCTGTGGCATCCAGCTTTATATGTCGTGGATGGGATGAAATTAAGAGGAAGGAGCATaaagaatatttgaatttcagtCAATTGTATTTCAATGTTATGGCTTAAAGAACTGTTGTCACAATTATATGACGATAACTACGTTGTGTCTGCTTGGCTGAGCTCATTTGCTCAATTTACCCGTTTTACCTTGGGCTCATAAAGAGACCAGTTTCGGGCAAACCAACCGCACAATAGGTGAGGGCTCTACTCTGTTTCTGTCTGTTCGCCCCACCCGACTGAGAAACAAAGGCCTTGGCATTAGCTCAGCAAGTCGTTCGACGACTTCCTTCCGCATACTGTACTTGTAGTCATCATTATGTATGTAACTTGCGGCCCATTTAATGCAATAGTTGCTGACAGTATTGTttaatattctgaaaatactTGAAACATATTAAATGATGTGCAAGTTGCGCTAGTCCTCGGTATacgattatatatattatatatgtatgtagtcagagcaagaagaaaaagtacaattttcaaatttgcttCGCTTCCAATCTTCTAAGACAAGATTTCCCTTTCATTGGCCGCATAACTGAGAGCTTGGTAAACACGAATGTTGCTTGTGCTCCATGAATTCCACCAGATGCTATCTTGAAAACTGGTTGATCAACATTCGTTGTGTGTGCCTTGCAACAGTAGAAGTGATTACAACATAAAATGAGTTTGGTTGCGAGATTCCGTTGATGGACAGCTTGGCAGATGACATTGTAGCTTCAAGATCGAATGAAAGCAGTGAAAAACGCTTTAGAAACATCATTATGCGAGGTCTCAAACCTTTAACTGTAATTGTTATAATTAACACAATAATGAGCAACAATGCATTAACCTTCGATACTGGAAATTCAAATAACTAAAAGTCCAAAGAGCATCCCGGTGAAAAAACCGTAAATGAATTCTCATTTTTGTAATAGGATTATTGTCTTGATTCGAAGGTATCAGTGCATTTATATTTCGACTGAGGTTCTTATATCTGAAATGCGTCAATCGCAAAATAGCGCTAAAAACACCTCGAACCTAAACTTATCTTTATGACGCACAAATGTGGTCCCCATCAGGCCACGATCGCCTTTGTTTTTGAGACCTGCGACGCACTTATCGACGTGGTTCTTTATGCTTCACTTTGTAAATATAGGAATACAGTGGTGGCTTGTAGAATGAGCATGCTTTGAAGTTACAGTTGTAGGCTCtcaagaaaataacaaaattctttGTTGACTTTGTTTTTACTAGTCCttgaactttaaaaaatatactgcgttttgttttcaacaataacaaacatttCCGAGAACTTGTAAAACATAAGATAAAAatgcagtgtgtgtgtgggaccGAGTGCCAATGTACTTTACTTGCATTACACTCATTAATGCTACTTTTTACTCTAATTAACCAAATTACCAAGGGTCTAGTTAACATGAAAACACTTGAGACTGGTTAGATAGTAAGATGGTGTATAAAAGCCCTTGTAGGTTGGTCCAGCTACAATAATTACAAAGCGAAAGCGGTAAAGTAACATAGTGCCCTAGTTAGTTATCCTTTCTACCAAAGCCGTGCTAAACATGACATCTTGTAAGTCTTGCATTTCACATGCTGAAATAGCCAATTGTTTCACAGTTGGGTTTCTCCTTTCAGTTCATATTAAACTTGTAGCCTTTGTGGCTGCAGCAATCACCATTGCATCCTCAAATGCCCAACACAGAGATCTGCGTCCAAGTTGTAACAGTCTAGCCGAAGGCGTACATCTAGTTGATCCTTCCAGATGCGACGGCTATTATGTCTGTACGAGGGGCAGATCCGTTCATTATAGCTGTCGCTTTGGTCAATTCTATGATGAACTCAGCAACTCGTGCAAATTGTCCAATTTGGTTAACTGTTTACATTTTCGTGGCATAGGCTTGCGTGTTACGGCAAGTGTAGAAAACCGTCTACAGGCCACAACAACTCCCTCTAGTACATCCACTACAACTCCTTGCACCCAACCACTGACCACCACCACCTGTGAACCAGAGAAAACAACGACACCTCCCTGTGAACCAGAGAAAACAACGACACCTCCCTGTGAACCAGAGAAACCAACTACCACGACTCCGTGTGAACCAGAGAAACCAACTACTACTACCTGCGAACCAGAGAAACCAACTACCACTCCTTGTGAACCAGAGAAACCAACTACTACTACCTGTGAACCCGAGAAACCAACTACTCCATGTGAACCAGTGACACCATCTACCACCCCTCCTTGTGAACCAGAGAAACCAACTACTACTACCTGCGAACCAGAGAAACCAACTACGACTTCTCCTTGTGAACCAGAGAAACCAACTACTACTCCCTGCGAGCCAGAGAAACCAACTACTACTCCCTGTGAACCAGGGAAACCAACTACTCCATGTGAACCAGTAAAACCAACTACCACTCCATGTGAACCAGAGAAACCAACTACGACTACTCCCTGCGAACCCGAGAAACCAACTACTCCTTGTGAACCAGTGACACCATCTACCACCCCTCCTTGTGAACCAGAGAAACCAACTACGACTACTCCTTGTGAACCAGAGAAACCAACTACTACTCCCTGCGAACCCGAGAAACCAACTACTCCCTGTGAACCAGTGACACCATCTACCACCCCTCCTTGTGAGCCAGAGAAACCAACTACTACTACCTGTGAACCAGAGAAACCAACTACCACCCCTCCTTGTGAACCAGTGACACCATCTACCACTCCTCCTTGTAAACCAGTGGAACTAACCACCCCTCCTTGTGAATCAGTGAAATCAACTACTACCTGTGAACCAGAGAAGACATCGACATCTACCCGTGTACCAGAGATAGAAACTACTCCTCCCTCATTAACACCTCCTTCCAGACGTATTCCCAGACCTCTTGTAACCTTCATGAGCTTTTCTAAGGAAGACTGTCACACCAGGGCAGATGGCACTTTCCTTCAGGACGCAATCCACTGTCGTCAATACTACGAGTGCCAGGGCGGAGTACGTCTGTCACGCAGATGTCCAATTGGCAATTGGTTCGATGTCGAAGCGAGAGAGTGTCGACGAAGTAGGCTTGTGCTCAACTGTCCTGCAAACCGAAATTAATTGGTgatgaattttttaaataacttcggcattttttgatatatatgatatactacaaataattgaataaaatttaatatattattaaacattatatTGGGTTTTACTGTAGACCCGTGTCGCTTTGCTCTAAAGCTTCATTGtggtttgtgtttttgtgctATCTCCAGGGTTAGGCGCATTCCACTTACTGACCGATAACCCACAAAGTCATTTCAAtcgcaattatttatttcgtttctttAAATGTTGATAAGCTATCGTATGATATTTTTGGAAACATGTTCTttgtttgaaatgcaaataagtCCCCAGTATTGAAATAGAGAATAACTGCTATTAATGCTTGCAGTTACATATTTATCCTATTAGTGAACAGCTTGACATAAAATTAACAGCTGTTTTTAGCTGCATGTTTATAGATTTGTGTCGTTGATGGATGATTGGGTAATGCTCTATTTTCTTTGTTGCTCATTTCACGTTAAGTGGCAGCTGATTACATGGTCTGAGATTGATTACAGCACATTAGCATTTACTTTTGCACTGATTTCAAGTGgggcagacaacaacaaacataatata encodes the following:
- the LOC133846256 gene encoding mucin-2-like isoform X11 encodes the protein MTSFHIKLVAFVAAAITIASSNAQHRDLRPSCNSLAEGVHLVDPSRCDGYYVCTRGRSVHYSCRFGQFYDELSNSCKLSNLVNCLHFRGIGLRVTASVENRLQATTTPSSTSTTTPCTQPLTTTTCEPEKTTTPPCEPEKTTTPPCEPEKPTTTTPCEPEKPTTTTCEPEKPTTTPCEPEKPTTTTCEPEKPTTPCEPVTPSTTPPCEPEKPTTTTCEPEKPTTTSPCEPEKPTTTPCEPEKPTTTPCEPGKPTTPCEPVKPTTTPCEPEKPTTTTPCEPEKPTTPCEPVTPSTTPPCEPEKPTTTTPCEPEKPTTTPCEPEKPTTPCEPKPTTTPPCEPVTPSTTPPCKPVELTTPPCESVKSTTTCEPEKTSTSTRVPEIETTPPSLTPPSRRIPRPLVTFMSFSKEDCHTRADGTFLQDAIHCRQYYECQGGVRLSRRCPIGNWFDVEARECRRSRLVLNCPANRN
- the LOC133846256 gene encoding mucin-2-like isoform X4, which encodes MTSFHIKLVAFVAAAITIASSNAQHRDLRPSCNSLAEGVHLVDPSRCDGYYVCTRGRSVHYSCRFGQFYDELSNSCKLSNLVNCLHFRGIGLRVTASVENRLQATTTPSSTSTTTPCTQPLTTTTCEPEKTTTPPCEPEKTTTPPCEPEKPTTTTPCEPEKPTTTTCEPEKPTTTPCEPEKPTTTTCEPEKPTTPCEPVTPSTTPPCEPEKPTTTTCEPEKPTTTSPCEPEKPTTPCEPGKPTTPCEPVKPTTTPCEPEKPTTTTPCEPEKPTTPCEPVTPSTTPPCEPEKPTTTTPCEPEKPTTTPCEPEKPTTPCEPVTPSTTPPCEPEKPTTTTCEPEKPTTTPPCEPVTPSTTPPCKPVELTTPPCESVKSTTTCEPEKTSTSTRVPEIETTPPSLTPPSRRIPRPLVTFMSFSKEDCHTRADGTFLQDAIHCRQYYECQGGVRLSRRCPIGNWFDVEARECRRSRLVLNCPANRN
- the LOC133846256 gene encoding mucin-2-like isoform X9, which translates into the protein MTSFHIKLVAFVAAAITIASSNAQHRDLRPSCNSLAEGVHLVDPSRCDGYYVCTRGRSVHYSCRFGQFYDELSNSCKLSNLVNCLHFRGIGLRVTASVENRLQATTTPSSTSTTTPCTQPLTTTTCEPEKTTTPPCEPEKTTTPPCEPEKPTTTTPCEPEKPTTTTCEPEKPTTTPCEPEKPTTTTCEPEKPTTPCEPVTPSTTPPCEPEKPTTTTCEPEKPTTTSPCEPEKPTTTPCEPEKPTTTPCEPGKPTTPCEPVKPTTTPCEPEKPTTTTPCEPEKPTTPCEPVTPSTTPPCEPEKPTTTTPCEPEKPTTTPCEPEKPTTPTCEPEKPTTTPPCEPVTPSTTPPCKPVELTTPPCESVKSTTTCEPEKTSTSTRVPEIETTPPSLTPPSRRIPRPLVTFMSFSKEDCHTRADGTFLQDAIHCRQYYECQGGVRLSRRCPIGNWFDVEARECRRSRLVLNCPANRN
- the LOC133846256 gene encoding salivary glue protein Sgs-3-like isoform X6, which encodes MTSFHIKLVAFVAAAITIASSNAQHRDLRPSCNSLAEGVHLVDPSRCDGYYVCTRGRSVHYSCRFGQFYDELSNSCKLSNLVNCLHFRGIGLRVTASVENRLQATTTLTTTTCEPEKTTTPPCEPEKTTTPPCEPEKPTTTTPCEPEKPTTTTCEPEKPTTTPCEPEKPTTTTCEPEKPTTPCEPVTPSTTPPCEPEKPTTTTCEPEKPTTTSPCEPEKPTTTPCEPEKPTTTPCEPGKPTTPCEPVKPTTTPCEPEKPTTTTPCEPEKPTTPCEPVTPSTTPPCEPEKPTTTTPCEPEKPTTTPCEPEKPTTPCEPVTPSTTPPCEPEKPTTTTCEPEKPTTTPPCEPVTPSTTPPCKPVELTTPPCESVKSTTTCEPEKTSTSTRVPEIETTPPSLTPPSRRIPRPLVTFMSFSKEDCHTRADGTFLQDAIHCRQYYECQGGVRLSRRCPIGNWFDVEARECRRSRLVLNCPANRN